CAAGGATTGCCGAACTTCTATAATAATGACCTTCTCCTGAATTCTGAACATACAATTGCCGTAGCAACTGAAACATTAAGCGATTCCGAAGTCTTCCTCCCCCCGGTAAACGAAGGAATGAAAAGTTTTTCATTGATGAAGGTTCCTATTTCGGCCGATATGCCCTGGGATTCGTTTCCCATTACGATCAATCCTTTTTGTTCCAAGTCTTTTTCATAAATATTATTCCCTTCAAGGAAGGTGCCGTAAATCTTAAAACCGGGAATGCGGGTAAAATAATTCATCAGTTCAATCAGGGGGGTGTAATGCACCTGAATGCGGAATATCGCACCCATTGTCGCTTGTACAACCTTGGGATTATAAACATCAACACTATTGGGCGAACAAAAAATATGTTCAATTCCAAACCAGTCGGCAAGACGCATGATTGTTCCCAGATTGCCGGGATCCTGCAGATTATCCAGAACAAGTGAAAGTCTGCTGCTGATCTCCTCCATTTGGTATGAATATTGCGGTATTTTCGCCACAGCCAAAACCTGATTGGGGGTGGTGAGTGAGCTGATGCGGTTTAATTCCGCTTCGCTGATGGCAATTATTTCTTTCACATTTGCAGAAGCGGGCATAACCCGGTTTAGCCAGGGTGATAAGCCTAAAACAGATTCTATTTCAAGGGAAGATGAAAGCAATTCGTTGACCAGCTTATCGCCTTCGACAATAAAGTACCCTGATTCTTCTCTAAACTTCTTTTTTTTTAGAGAGTTGATAAATTTAATCTTATTTTTGTCAAGCACAGAGTTTGAGTTTAAAAATGTAAAAATAGCAAACAAAAATTATTATTTCATTCTTGTCCGGGAGAACTTATATTTCACCGGCTTCAACAAGGATAAAAACAGATTAGTCTGGAATTCCGTTGTGGGGAAATATTCCGGGGACAAATAATGAATTTTAACAGTTTTAAAGTAATTCGTAATAACATTTAACCGTTAGTCCTATAAATTTAAATTATAACAGGCTTTAAGAAGAATGGTTCAGAGCAGAAAAAATAAAATAATAAAGGTTAAGAATTGTTTTATCGGGCTGATTTTTGTTATGATGCTTTTTTCTTGCCGTTCAACAAAATATGTACCGGATGGAAAATATTTACTGGAACAATGGAAAGTGGTCAATCTGGAGCCGGAACATTTAGCGCACAGTGAGTTGAATAAAAAAAACATAAATTCATATATAAAGCAGAAATCCAATAAAACCATTTTAGGATTTAAATTCCATCTCTGGTTATATAACAGGTCGAATTTAAAAAAAGAGAACTGGCTGAATCGCACTCTCAGACAGATAGGAGAAGAACCTGTAATCTGGGATAAAGACCTTACTGAAAAAAGCAACAACCAGATATCTCTTTATCTGATGAATAAAGGGTATTATGATGCGAAAGTCAGGGATACCGTTTATTTTAACAGGAAGAGAGCTTATGTTGACTATTATATAAAACCCGGTCAACCTTATAAAATCGGCAATATTTCCTATTATTTTGAGGATACCTCCCTTCGTCAGTTGGTGTTGGCCGATACCCTGAACAGGCTATTCAGGAGAAACAGCTATTTTAATGTTGATGTTTTGCAGAAAGAACGTGAAAGGCTTGAAAGTCTCTTA
This DNA window, taken from Bacteroidota bacterium, encodes the following:
- a CDS encoding RNA methyltransferase → MLDKNKIKFINSLKKKKFREESGYFIVEGDKLVNELLSSSLEIESVLGLSPWLNRVMPASANVKEIIAISEAELNRISSLTTPNQVLAVAKIPQYSYQMEEISSRLSLVLDNLQDPGNLGTIMRLADWFGIEHIFCSPNSVDVYNPKVVQATMGAIFRIQVHYTPLIELMNYFTRIPGFKIYGTFLEGNNIYEKDLEQKGLIVMGNESQGISAEIGTFINEKLFIPSFTGGRKTSESLNVSVATAIVCSEFRRRSLL